The nucleotide sequence GCCATTTATGGATCACGCGCAGCTAATGGCGTTGTTTTAATTACAACAAAAAGAGGCATGGAAGGAAAAGCAAAAATTGACTTCAGTGCCAATTTTGGGATGTCGAAAGTTGTAAAAATGATCGATGTGCTTGACGCGGCTACCTATGCAGAATATCGTAACGAACAAACCATTAATGGCTATACATACGACGGAAAAGAATACGTTGCTGATAACAACCTACCCTATCCTATTCCGGGACGATGGAGTTATACTAAAGTAAAAGATCCGGCAACAGGAATTGAGATGGTAAGCGACAGCACCTACCTTCCAGGTCCGCAGGACTTTCGGGATGGTTATATGAATGGAGGTACCAACTGGCAAGATCAGATATATCAGTCAGCTTTTTCTCAGGATTACAATCTAAGTATATCCGGGGGTGATGCAAAAGGACATTATCTGTTTTCGGGAGGTATGCTGGATCAGCAGGGAGTTATCTATAACTCTTATTTTAAACGTTACAGCGTTCGGTCAAATATAACACGCAAGCTCCGCGACTGGCTTGAAATTGGGAACAATCTTACTTTTACAAAATCGGTAAACCGAATGGCACGGACAAATAGTGAAACGTATGGTGTTATTCCTTCTGCCATCTCGTTTAACCCGACCCGACCGGTATTCGATCCGGATAAAGATTCCGGTTTTTCTGAAGATTACTCTTCTGGATTATCGAATCCATACCTTTCTACACGTACTTCAAAGAATCTGGTAGGATCATTAAATGTATTTACATCCGCATTTGCAGAAATTACTTTTACTAAATTTCTTAAATTCAGACAAAATTTAGGATACGGATATAACATAAATACACGAAACGAATATTATAACAGATGGGTAGACGCAGGGATTGCTCCGACTAATGGATATGGTGTTCAGGCCGACAACTATTATGAAAGTATAACTACAGAATCCATGTTAATGTTTAACCAGGATTTTAACAAAATACACCACATTGATGCTGTAGCGGCATGGACCTACGAAAATGTAAACTGGGGAAGTAAGTATATGAGCGCAAAAGGATTTCCCAATGATATCACAGAAGAGTATGACATGGGTTCTGCTCTTATCCAAAACACAAACAGTACAAGTCGGGGATCAAGCGCATTAATGTCTTATCTCGGACGTGTAAACTATATTTTAATGGGAAAATACATGGCAACTGCCTCTTATCGAAGAGATGGATCAAGTCGTTTCTCTCCAAGCAACCGCTGGTCAAACTTTGCTTCTGCAGCATTAGCATGGCGTCTATCTGATGAGGAATTCATCAAACAATTACATCTTTTCGACATGTTGAAGCTGCGTTTAAGCTATGGTCAAACCGGTAATCAAGGGATCAATGCCTATGCTACCCGATCAAGAATGACAGCCCAGCAATACCCCATGGATGGTAATTTAAACAGTGGTTTTGCGGAAGACCGTTGGGGAGGTCCGGCTAATCCTAACCTTAAATGGGAAACGACCAATCAGTATAACGCTGGTCTCGACGTATCCATTCTCAAAAGCCGCGTAAACTTTGTAATAGACTTGTACCAGAAAAAAACAACTGATTTATTGCAGTACAGGTTTATCTCTCCAGCAACTGGTTTTAATGATATGGCAACCAACTACGGTAACGTAACCAATAAAGGTCTCGAAATTGCCGGAAATTTCTTTATAGTTGATAATTCTAATTTTACCTGGAAGATGGATGCGAATATAGCATTTAACCGGAATGAGATTGGCGGACTGGATGCCGATCAGTTTTCGGATGTTGCCTGGGGAATGGAAAGTGTATTCTTAAGAAGAAATGGTGAGCCTATTGGTATCCTTTACGCCTATCAGGAAGATGGTTACTTTGATAACGAAGCCGAAATAAGAGCGAATCCTTTGTATAAAAATGAATCTGATGCCAAAATAAAAAGTATGATCGGTCAGGTTAAGTATAAGGATAACGACGGAAACGGTACAATAGACAACAGAGACAAGGCTATTATCGGGAATACAAATCCTGATTTCACGTATGGTATAACAAATTCATTTACCTATAAAAGATTCTCTCTTAGCTTCTTCCTACAGGGAACGCAAGGGAATGATATACTGAATGTGAACATGAAGACTTTTGACTTGGCTGGCGGAGACAATATGCCTCATTCTGTATGGGATAACCGCTGGACAGAAGACAATAAAGAAAATGCAAAGGCACCCCGTCCGGACAATACATATACAAGAAGCATGAAGTCGTCCGACAGGTATATAGAAGATGGATCCTATTTACGTATGAAAAACCTGAATATTGGTTATCGTTTTCTGCGTCCGTTAAAAGAAATAGAGTCGGTAAACCTTACCTTTGGTGTAACCAATCTCTTTACAATCTCCAACTACAGTTGGTACGACCCCGATGTTAACACATTTGGAAGCGACGCCTCTCGCCGAGGTGTTGATATGTCGTCTTATCCAAGCGCACGCACTTATAGTCTGGGCCTTCAGGTATCCTTTTAAATCATAGTATTCATTCTAAAAAACAGACGTAAAATGAAGCGAAATATAGTAAACTACCTAGCAATCTCACTCACATTGATCGTAAGTAGTTCGTGTTCGAGCCTGCTTGACGAAAAGACTTACACCTTTGTTGCAGGCGAGGATTTAGTTGAAAACGGCAGTTACGACCAATTGGTAGCCGGAGCATTCAACACATTGCATTACTCCTTTGAGTGGGGTAATTATCATAACGTTGTTAATTTTGACACCGACTATCAGAGCGGACCAACATGGGCCTTCGGATCATTAGGTGCTGGTAACTTTTATGAAGACGGATCAAACAATAATTTTTACACCAATTATTATAAATCAATTCACCGGGCAAATTATCACTCCTATCTTATTAATCAGATGGATATTCCTCAGAAAGTAAAAGATAATGCCATGGGTGAACTAGCTTTCTTAAAAGCATGGGCGTATTTTAACCTTGTCCAGTTTTACGGCGATTTGTGTTTGTACAAAACATCCATATCGGAAGGAGCCCCGATTAGTATACCCCGTTCGCCTGTAAAAGACGTATATGAACACATCATCGAGCTACTTAAGTATGCTGAAGGAGCCATGTATTCTACACACGATGCCGAATACATTAAAGGACACATTTCCAGAGGAGCCGCTAAAGCATTACTGGCCAAAGTTTACTGTACAATAGGATCTGCATCTATGGCCGCCGGGACTAAAATTTCTGTAATGGGAGGTCCGGCCGCACACTTCGACGACGATGCCAACAAGGTACGGATACCGTATCCGGCTAAACTTACATTCGACAAAGAACAGGTAGCCGGATATGAAAGCTTCGACTCCAAAGAATACTATAAACTGGCAATGGATAAGGCGAAAGAACTCATTAATTTAGGAGATTTTGATCTTTTTCCTTCTCAACAAGAACTATGGAGCCCCGCAAGCAAAAATGGTAAGGAATTTATTTTCTCTCTTCAAACATTGGCTGGCAATGAGTCGTATAGCAATTACGTGGCAACAGATTACGCCGGTTATTATAAAGAAGATGGTTCGTTGTCTTCAGGTTATTATGTGCAACGCGATCATTGGTATCAGCTATTCGACGATACCGACGAACGCGTAACCTGGGGAGTAGTTCACCGTATTCCGTTTAACTACGATGAAGCATCCGGTCAGGTTCAGTATTGTTTCTATCCTGCAAAAGACAGTGCGAAAGTTCGTCAGGGAATTGGAGGATACCAAACAACCGATATTTTACGTTACGATGCGCATTTGTACGGATCGAAACTTATGAAATTCCGACAGATGACTACTCCGCTGGATGGACAAAGAAGTGATTATAACTGGCCATTTATACGATATGCCGAAGTATTATTGCTATATGCCGAAGCAGACAATGAAGTAAACAACGGGCCATCAAGCGAGGCAATTGCCCAGGTAGAAAAGCTAAACAATCGCAACAAGAGCAAAACAGTTTCCGAATTGGGTAGCATCACTCCCTGGACACAAGAATCGTTCCGGTCTTACATTCTTCAGGAACGTGCAAAGGAATTTGCAGCCGAAGGTATCCGGCGCTTTGATCTTCTGCGCTGGGGAATCTATCTGCAGACAATGAATGCCTTGGGGGGTGTCGACGAAAACGATGTTATTAAACGACGTGAAAAGAAACATCTTTTGATGCCTCTGCCCGCCAACGAAGTAAATACAAACGAGTTTATTGAAGTAAACAACTTCGGTTGGTAATTATTAATTATTCAAAACTGTTTATATATGAAATCAAAAAATATACAGAAATACATAGCTTACATGTTTACAGCTATGTTATTGCTTTCCATTACGTCGTGCGAAAAGGACGATGATGTTCCCGGCTTGCCCGTATTCAGCAAAATAACTCCAATCAAAGAGTTAGACAAAGCTATTACAACCGGGAGCATGGGCGATTGGGTTGCCATTCAGGGAACCAATCTAGAGTCGACCAGTTCCATTCGGTTCAATGATGTTGAAGTGGATATGGAAGAAGTGTATTACGAAAATGAGACTCTCTACCTGCAGGTACCGGTTAAATTGCCGGGAGATATCACTAACAAAGTTACTGTTACCACTGAAGCGGGAAATATTGACTTCAACTTCACTGTCGATGTTCCCGATCTTAAACTAACCAGCATGTTTAATGAATACACCTTGCCGGGAGACACAATCAAAATTTACGGTAACTTCTTTAATCTTTATGAAGTAGACAGCTCAACTACTGTTGTCTCATTCGGAGGCATTGAGAAACCGGTAATCAAAGCGTCTGATACGTATCTTACCGCTCAGGTTCCCCAAAACGTTCAATCCGATGTAAAGGTTGAGGTGATTAACAAAAAGCATAATGTTACAGCAGTTTGTCCGGGTTATTATCAAGACAAGCATAACGTGATAACCACTTTCGATTCGGACTTTCCTTATACAAGCGGAACCGGGCAGCAGTGGGTCGGCGAATGGACTAATCCTAAGCCAACCTCGGGTAAATATATCCGTTTCGAAGTTGATCAGGCTACGTATCCATACGGATTGGGATGGTTCTATCTTTGTGAAAACAGTGTTAACTACACGATGGACATGATGACAAACCCTGACAAGTATGTCTTGAAGTTCGAACTAAATATGCTCAAGCCTATTAAAGCTACAAGTTTCTTTATCTACTACTACTGGGCTGTGGCACCCACTCCGATGAGTGGAGAAACTTTCACGGTTACGACCCTTGGTATATGGCAGACGGTTACAATACCTCTGGAAAAGATTATCCCCATGGGTTACACAGGCACAAGCACAAACTACTCGCTGAACATGCGTATTGAAAATTACGCACCGGTTGAAGAAGTGGCAATGTATTTCGACAATCTCCGAATCTATAAAGAAGGAGAATAAATCATATGTTCAATGATTTAAGGTAAGAAAGGTTGACGTTTTTTTAAAAGGAGGATGCTGTGAAGTATTCTCCTTTTCTTTTCCGCTATCATCCGGTTATTAATAGTCATTACCGATGTGCAAACATAAAAAACAGCCCGATTTATTTGATTTAATGAAATGAAGTAAGGAACTTCGCAACCGCTTCGCTTTTTTAAAGGGAAGCCTACTTTAAATCAAATCACAACATGGAAGCATATAAAGCTTTTTTACATGAAATTTCCGGATTTATTCCGAAAGAAAGGGTCTATACCGACGACCTCCGATTGCTTACCTGGGGAACTGATGCCGGCTTTTACCGGATGATTCCTCAAATTGTAATCCGTACGGATGGAGAAGAAGAAGTTTCCCGCTTGTTGGCGCTGGCGGACAAACACGTTCTTCCTGTAACCTTCCGTGCCGCAGGCACCAGTCTTTCGGGGCAAAGCATAAGCGATTCAATTCTGCTTGTAGCCGGTAAGCACTGGGAGAAATATTCCGTTTCAGACGATTTTGAAACAATTACCCTCCAACCCGGAATTATTGGCGAACGGGTAAACCAGATTTTAAAACCCCACGGACGTAAGTTTGCTCCGGATCCGGCTTCTGTTAAGTCGGCGATGGTGGGTGGAATTGTTATGAACAATGCATCCGGCATGAATTGCGGAACACACGCCAACAGTGACAAGATGCTGGTTTCGGCCCGCATCATTTTTGCAGACGGAACTATCCTGGACACGTCTGATGAGAATAGCAAACTACAATTTTGCAATAAAAAACCAGGTTTTATAGAAAAGATAGAGTCCTTGCGCGACATGGTGCAAGGCGATGAAAAGTTACGTGCACGCATTCTTTATAAATACTCCATCAAGAATGTAACCGGACTAAATATCCTGCCACTAGCAACCTACAACGATCCGTTCGAAATAATCACCCACTTGCTGGCAGGCTCGGAAGGAACCCTGGCTTTCATGTCGGAATTCACCATGAAAACAGGGAAAGACTTTCAACACAAGGCGAGTTCCATGCTGTACTTTAAAGATATTAAAGAAGCATGCAGGGCTGTTGTTGCAATGAAAAAAGGTCCGGTTATGGGAGCCGAATTACTTGACAGAAAATCGCTCGAATCGGTAAACGATCCAACGGGAAAAGGTCTTACCGCCGTGCTTACAGAAACCATGGCCAATACGAAAGAAGAGCTAAGTGATCAGATCGGGCAGATTGAAGAAATACTGCAATCGTTCGATACAGCTGTTCCGGTACGTTTTACAGACAAAGAAGAAGAATACGCTCCTTACTGGGCTATTCGCTCCGGGATTTTTCCTTCGGTGGGAGGAACCCGTAAGCCGGGAACAACCACGCTTATCGAAGATGTTGCTTTCCACATCGAGAATCTGCCCGAAGCCACAGCCGACTTGCAGGAATTACTCGAAAAGCACGGTTATGCCGACGCTTGTATTTACGGACATGCATTGGAAGGCAACTACCATTTTATCATCAACCAATCTTTTGATACAGAAGAACAGATTGCCCGTTACGAGAACCTGATGAACGAAGTTAAGACATTGGTAGTAGACAAATACGACGGTTCTTTAAAAGCGGAACACGGAACAGGACGAAACATGGCTCCTTTTGTAAAAGATGAATGGGGCGAAACCGCATTTAACCTTATGAAGGAGATTAAAGAGTTATTCGATCCGAGGAATCTGATTAACCCGGGCGTGATATTCAACGACGATCCTCATTGCCATATCAAGAACTTCAAACCGATGCCTCTTACCAACCGGCATGTGGATAAGTGCATCGAATGCGGATTCTGTGAAGTAAACTGCCTCACCTGCGGATTTACATTATCATCGCGGCAGCGTATAGTGGCGCAAAGGGAGATAACCAGAATAAAGAATATCCCCGAAGAGCAGGAAAGATTAAAGCGTTTACTTAAGCAATTTGCCTATGCAGGCAACGCCACCTGTGCCGGCGACGGCTTATGTGCCACTTCCTGCCCTATGGAAATAAATACCGGACATCTCACACACGACCTACGCGAAGCGTCTCTTCCCAAAGATAGTATAGGATATCAGCTGGGCGAATGGACGGCCAACCATTTTGCCGGGGTCAAAGCAATGCTTCGTCCCGTACTCACAGTAGCAGATACAGCACATACAGTACTTGGCAGCAAATCCATGTCAGCTTTAGCACAAGGCTTGCGTTCTGTATCGGGAAACACAATTCCTCTCTGGACCCCCGCCATGCCAAAATCCTATTCGGTCAAAGCCGTCAACATGCAGACCGCACCTCTCAAGGTGGTTTATTTTCCCAGTTGCATCAATCAGACCATGGGGACAGCCCATAAGTCGCCGGATCATACTCCGCTGGTTGAAAAGACAATCGCCCTGCTCGAAAAAGCTGGTTACGAGGTAATTTTCCCGCCAAAGATGGAAAAGCTATGTTGCGGAACAATCTGGGAAAGCAAAGGCATGCCCGAAATAGCAGACCGAAAGTCGGCCGAACTCGAAGAAGCTCTTTACGAAGTTTCCAACCAGGGAACCTATCCCGTATTATGCGACCAAAGCCCTTGTCTATATCGCATGCGAAACACCATGACTAAAATGATGCTATACGAACCTGCCGAGTTTATTTTCACCTTTCTTAGGGACAAGCTTGAATTTACCCCCATTAAACAACCGGTGGCCATCCATGTTACCTGTTCAATGAAAAAGATGAAGCTGGAAAAACAACTTATTGCCCTAGCCGGACTTTGCGCGGAGAAAGTAATCATTCCCGAAGAAGTGGGATGTTGCGGCTTTGCAGGCGACAAAGGATTTACCCATCCCGAAGTTAATGCGTACGCTTTACGAAAGCTACGTCCTCAACTTGAAAAGGCAGGCATTGAGGTTGGTTATTCCAATAGCCGCACCTGCGAGATAGGGCTGACTACTAATACGGATATTCCCTACTTGTCAATTGTCTATCTTGTAGACCAATGCACTAAACCTAAACGGGGCTAAAAGTTTACAAATTGCTTTCTATACTTATATTGGCTACCTTTGCAGGTCATAACAAAAAAGGATTAGAAATGACAATTGATGTTGAAAAGAAAGAGATCAGAGCCGTAATTCAGACCCCAATCGTACAACAAACAGCCTTTTGGGCGGAAGTAAAATCATATCAGGGAATCGAATCGAAAGCCTTCGATTTTAAAGTAAGAAACAGTGATGTGTATGTGGAAGATAAAACAAAATCTTCCACATACGCAGACTTTCTTGTGTTGCAGCAATCGCTGAACCGGGAATACAGCATAGCCTATGTCCCTTACGGTCCGGAACTTGAGCCTTCGGAAGAAACGCAGGGAGAATTTCTCGAGGAATTGTCCGAAACGCTCCGTTCGTACCTGCCTAAAAAATGTATTGGCATTCGCTACGACCTTGCCTGGCAATCGCACTGGGACAAGCCCGAACATTACGATGAATCCAATCTTTGGAGCGGCCCCCCCGAAAAGACCTACCAGGAGTTCCGCCTCAACTACAATACCAACAACTGGAATCTGAAACGAGCCAATTCAGATATCTTGCCATCTAACACAGTTTACCTGGATCTCGTTCCCGACGAACAGACCTTGCTGTCGCGTATGAAACCTAAAACACGGTACAACATTCATCTGGCCGAGCGAAAAGGAGTAACTGTTCGCCGGGCCGGTATGAATGAACTCCCTGTCTGGTACAAATTATACAGCGATACGGCTTACCGCAATGGAATCTTCCTGAATGATATTGACTATTTTCAATCCGTTCTTGCCGCCAGAGCAGACGACACGCTTTCTCCTGCAACGGTAGAATTATTAATGGCCGAGAAAGACGGAGAGGCGCTTGCCGCCATATTTCTGGTTATTTCCGGCAAACGGGGTACCTACCTTTATGGAGCTTCGTCTTCTCAAAACAGAAACTGCATGCCCACCTACGCTTTGCAATGGGAAGCCATTAAGATTGCTAAGGCTAGTGGCTGCACGGAATATGATATGTTCGGAGTTTCTCCCGGTCCGGATCCTTCCCATCCTATGTACGGATTGTATAAATTTAAAATGGGATTCGGCGGTCAGCTATTTCATCAGATGGGTTGCTGGGATTATCCGTTTAATGAAGAACAATACCGCATGTTTCTTGCAACCGAAATGAATAGCCAGGGATATCATCTGTAAAATTGTCTGTGCCATACTTGTAGAAAACAATTGAATAAGTTCTTTTGTTAAATAAGAAAATGAAAACAACATGAGAATTGTAACATTACTTATCTGGATGGCTATTCTGCCACTTTTCACTATGGCACAGACAAAAACATTTCACGACTTCACTGTCAAAACAATTGACGGGAAGGATTTTCAGCTATCATCTCTGAAAGGGAAAAAAGTGCTTGTCGTTAACACGGCATCCAAATGCGGACTTACTCCTCAGTACGAAAAGCTGCAGGCTTTGTATGATAAATACGGAAGCGAAAAATTTACGATTATCGCTTTCCCTGCTAATAATTTTATGGGTCAGGAGCCGGGAACAAACAAAGAGATTCTTGAGTTCTGCACATTGAATTACAAGGTAACATTCCCTGTTATGTCAAAGATATCAGTTAAAGGAGACGACATTGCTCCTCTTTACAAATGGCTTACCGAAAAAAGCAAAAACGGGAAAGCGGATGCAGATGTACAATGGAACTTCCAGAAGTTTATGATTGACGAAAATGGGAATTGGGTAGGCATGGTTGCTCCTAAGGATAGTCCTTTATCCGATAAAATTGTGAACTGGATAGAAGGAAAAAAGAATTAATAATATGCTTAATAGCATAATTCGTTTATTTGTTATGAATTATCTTGCTAAGGTTAAAACTTTAATTTACATTTGGCGAATCAGCGGTTTACATAAGCTGCATTTATGTGGCACAGTGTTTATAGGCTGACAAAATGTTAACTATGGCAAAGGAGCAAGAACAGACCTTCGTGTTTGTTACTTGCTCTTTTTTTATGTCTAAATCTTTTCAGCTCTAATTTTCTTTCGTTTTAAGTCTCATCTATCACTTTTAGCCTTACTATCCTTTATTCATAAGGGTTGTGGCGGTGAGAGATAGCCAGTGGGAGATCATATTCATTTGTCATCTTACACTAGTCAGTTCCAGATCCAAGACTTTCCACATCTACTGCATACCTGCCGGAATAAACTTTATCCTATTATAATTTGCCTCTTCAATATACATAATTAGCCAGAAATATACTGTTATTAACAGGTGAAATACCTAATTAAAACTCGTTTCTCAACTGGGTGATCATTGTCCTCCAGCTGAGTGATCATTGTCCCTCAGCTGTGGGACAATGATCACCCAGTTGGGAGTCGAGTTTATTGCAGTATATTTAAGTGTAATAACAGCATTAATTACAGCTAAATAGTAAGTGTTAGTAAGTATTTATCTCTTTTTCCTATCTTTGTTCAATCATTGTAAACGCCAAAATAGAATATGAATAACAAGAAACTACTATCATTAGCGATCATTCCACTTGCAAGTCTTTCAGGAATACTGAATGCAGCTACTCCAAAGCAACAACCCAATATTATCCTCTTTTTAGTAGATGATATGGGATGGCAGGATACATCCGTACCTTTCGGACCAGAAAAAACGCCGCTTAACCGATTATATGAGACTCCCAATATGGAACGTCTGGCCGAACGCGGTGTTAAGTTTACCAGTGCCTATGCCTGCAGCGTTAGTTCGCCAACCCGGATAAGTCTTCTTACAGGCATGAATTCTTCTCGTCACCGTGTAACCAACTGGACACTGCAATACAATCAATCCGTAGATGGGAAAAGCGATGTACTAACTTATCCAAAATGGAACATCAACGGTATGAGTCCGGTTTCAGGAATCGAAAATACCTGCGTAGCCACTCCCCTTCCTCAACTTTTGCACGACAATGGATACTATACCATTCATTGCGGGAAGGCTCACTTTGGAGCTATCTCTACCCCTGCGGCCGATCCTAAAAACCTGGGGTTCGACGTAAATATTGCAGGACATGCGGCAGGAGGATTGGCCAGCTACCTTGGAGAAGAAAACTACGGCAATAAAAAAGACGGTTCCGCATCTTCTCTTTTTGCGGTTCCCGGACTGGATAAATACCACGGAACTGATGTGTTTGTTACCGAAGCCCTCACCCGCGAAGCTACATCAGCGCTCGATGCCCGCGACAAACAAAAACCTTTTTTCCTTTACATGGCTCATTATGCGGTACACATTCCCATCAATAAAGACAAACGCTATTACCAGAAGTACCTGGATAAGGGAATGGATCCGAAGGAAGCGGCCTATGCCGGACTAGTGGAAGGAATGGATAAAAGTTTGGGCGATTTAATGAATTACCTGGATAGCAACAACCTGACCGACAATACAATTATTATTTTTATGTCGGATAACGGTGGACTTAGTGCTGCCAATTCTGGTCGTGGCGGTACACCTAACACGCACAATCTTCCTTTAAAAAGTGGCAAAGGATCTGCTTATGAAGGAGGAATCAGGGAACCGATGATCGTATCATGGCCGGGTATTACCAAACCCAAATCGGTTTGCGGAGACTATCTTATTATTGAAGACTTCTATCCTACTCTGCTTGAAATGGCTGGAATCAATAACGCAAAAACTGTTCAACCGATTGATGGTCTGAGTTTTATTCCGTTGCTTACCGGAAAGGGTAAAAATCCATCGAAAGGACGTTCGCTTTACTGGAATTTCCCTAATAACTGGGGACCAACAGGTCCGGGCATCGCTGCCACCTGTACAATCCGTGAAGGCGACTGGAAAATGATTTACTACTACGAAACAGGAACAAAAGAGCTATTCAATATCAAAAAAGATGTAAGCGAAACGACGAACCTCGCTTCCATGGAAGCTGGAATTGTAAAAAGATTATCTAAAAAGCTAGGGAAGTATCTAAGAAGCACTGGCGGTCAACGCCCGGTCTTTACATCTACAGGGAAAGCTGCTCCATGGCCCGACGAAATTTAGTTATCTTAATCCCAATTGATTTTCAAAAAATAGGGTGCCTAAAAAAGATTTAGGCACCCTATTTTATTTATAGACATTGACTGCTAATAAACAAAAGCAATCTTAATTACCAATTGTCACTTCTAAAGGGTACCACCGGCAACTCCCTGTGATTATATAAATTTCCGATTAAAAAATTACGGAAACAATAACGGACAGCCACTGGTTCTTTTACCATTTCACTTGAAACAACTATTATTCTGTTACCTAAATCGGCAACAGCTGTAGCCGGATAAAATACCTTGTCGGCACCGGCTATTTCAAATCCATTGATTCCTTTCTCTCTGCTGAAACCTTCCTGAGCAAAATCGAAACTTACAAAAGCTTTTCCATCTTTAATTTCCAACGACTTATACTCCGG is from uncultured Macellibacteroides sp. and encodes:
- a CDS encoding FAD-binding and (Fe-S)-binding domain-containing protein, producing MEAYKAFLHEISGFIPKERVYTDDLRLLTWGTDAGFYRMIPQIVIRTDGEEEVSRLLALADKHVLPVTFRAAGTSLSGQSISDSILLVAGKHWEKYSVSDDFETITLQPGIIGERVNQILKPHGRKFAPDPASVKSAMVGGIVMNNASGMNCGTHANSDKMLVSARIIFADGTILDTSDENSKLQFCNKKPGFIEKIESLRDMVQGDEKLRARILYKYSIKNVTGLNILPLATYNDPFEIITHLLAGSEGTLAFMSEFTMKTGKDFQHKASSMLYFKDIKEACRAVVAMKKGPVMGAELLDRKSLESVNDPTGKGLTAVLTETMANTKEELSDQIGQIEEILQSFDTAVPVRFTDKEEEYAPYWAIRSGIFPSVGGTRKPGTTTLIEDVAFHIENLPEATADLQELLEKHGYADACIYGHALEGNYHFIINQSFDTEEQIARYENLMNEVKTLVVDKYDGSLKAEHGTGRNMAPFVKDEWGETAFNLMKEIKELFDPRNLINPGVIFNDDPHCHIKNFKPMPLTNRHVDKCIECGFCEVNCLTCGFTLSSRQRIVAQREITRIKNIPEEQERLKRLLKQFAYAGNATCAGDGLCATSCPMEINTGHLTHDLREASLPKDSIGYQLGEWTANHFAGVKAMLRPVLTVADTAHTVLGSKSMSALAQGLRSVSGNTIPLWTPAMPKSYSVKAVNMQTAPLKVVYFPSCINQTMGTAHKSPDHTPLVEKTIALLEKAGYEVIFPPKMEKLCCGTIWESKGMPEIADRKSAELEEALYEVSNQGTYPVLCDQSPCLYRMRNTMTKMMLYEPAEFIFTFLRDKLEFTPIKQPVAIHVTCSMKKMKLEKQLIALAGLCAEKVIIPEEVGCCGFAGDKGFTHPEVNAYALRKLRPQLEKAGIEVGYSNSRTCEIGLTTNTDIPYLSIVYLVDQCTKPKRG
- a CDS encoding glycan-binding surface protein, coding for MKSKNIQKYIAYMFTAMLLLSITSCEKDDDVPGLPVFSKITPIKELDKAITTGSMGDWVAIQGTNLESTSSIRFNDVEVDMEEVYYENETLYLQVPVKLPGDITNKVTVTTEAGNIDFNFTVDVPDLKLTSMFNEYTLPGDTIKIYGNFFNLYEVDSSTTVVSFGGIEKPVIKASDTYLTAQVPQNVQSDVKVEVINKKHNVTAVCPGYYQDKHNVITTFDSDFPYTSGTGQQWVGEWTNPKPTSGKYIRFEVDQATYPYGLGWFYLCENSVNYTMDMMTNPDKYVLKFELNMLKPIKATSFFIYYYWAVAPTPMSGETFTVTTLGIWQTVTIPLEKIIPMGYTGTSTNYSLNMRIENYAPVEEVAMYFDNLRIYKEGE
- a CDS encoding TonB-dependent receptor, with the protein product MKRTYPKIHKAAMLLFAALFCIQINALMAQNSSSAQGKRITGTVVDNAGVPIIGANVLVKGTSNGVITDIDGNYSITAASNAVLQFSFIGYETREESVRNRVKINVTLSDTSVNLDEVVAIGYGSVKKRDLTGSVSSIRSEELLKTNPTGINQGLQGKMAGVQVSQADGAPGAGVNIQIRGANSFTTSTEPLYVVDGVPFGAGEAPGSDYGSKQTNNPLNLINPQDIASIEVLKDASATAIYGSRAANGVVLITTKRGMEGKAKIDFSANFGMSKVVKMIDVLDAATYAEYRNEQTINGYTYDGKEYVADNNLPYPIPGRWSYTKVKDPATGIEMVSDSTYLPGPQDFRDGYMNGGTNWQDQIYQSAFSQDYNLSISGGDAKGHYLFSGGMLDQQGVIYNSYFKRYSVRSNITRKLRDWLEIGNNLTFTKSVNRMARTNSETYGVIPSAISFNPTRPVFDPDKDSGFSEDYSSGLSNPYLSTRTSKNLVGSLNVFTSAFAEITFTKFLKFRQNLGYGYNINTRNEYYNRWVDAGIAPTNGYGVQADNYYESITTESMLMFNQDFNKIHHIDAVAAWTYENVNWGSKYMSAKGFPNDITEEYDMGSALIQNTNSTSRGSSALMSYLGRVNYILMGKYMATASYRRDGSSRFSPSNRWSNFASAALAWRLSDEEFIKQLHLFDMLKLRLSYGQTGNQGINAYATRSRMTAQQYPMDGNLNSGFAEDRWGGPANPNLKWETTNQYNAGLDVSILKSRVNFVIDLYQKKTTDLLQYRFISPATGFNDMATNYGNVTNKGLEIAGNFFIVDNSNFTWKMDANIAFNRNEIGGLDADQFSDVAWGMESVFLRRNGEPIGILYAYQEDGYFDNEAEIRANPLYKNESDAKIKSMIGQVKYKDNDGNGTIDNRDKAIIGNTNPDFTYGITNSFTYKRFSLSFFLQGTQGNDILNVNMKTFDLAGGDNMPHSVWDNRWTEDNKENAKAPRPDNTYTRSMKSSDRYIEDGSYLRMKNLNIGYRFLRPLKEIESVNLTFGVTNLFTISNYSWYDPDVNTFGSDASRRGVDMSSYPSARTYSLGLQVSF
- a CDS encoding RagB/SusD family nutrient uptake outer membrane protein; translated protein: MKRNIVNYLAISLTLIVSSSCSSLLDEKTYTFVAGEDLVENGSYDQLVAGAFNTLHYSFEWGNYHNVVNFDTDYQSGPTWAFGSLGAGNFYEDGSNNNFYTNYYKSIHRANYHSYLINQMDIPQKVKDNAMGELAFLKAWAYFNLVQFYGDLCLYKTSISEGAPISIPRSPVKDVYEHIIELLKYAEGAMYSTHDAEYIKGHISRGAAKALLAKVYCTIGSASMAAGTKISVMGGPAAHFDDDANKVRIPYPAKLTFDKEQVAGYESFDSKEYYKLAMDKAKELINLGDFDLFPSQQELWSPASKNGKEFIFSLQTLAGNESYSNYVATDYAGYYKEDGSLSSGYYVQRDHWYQLFDDTDERVTWGVVHRIPFNYDEASGQVQYCFYPAKDSAKVRQGIGGYQTTDILRYDAHLYGSKLMKFRQMTTPLDGQRSDYNWPFIRYAEVLLLYAEADNEVNNGPSSEAIAQVEKLNNRNKSKTVSELGSITPWTQESFRSYILQERAKEFAAEGIRRFDLLRWGIYLQTMNALGGVDENDVIKRREKKHLLMPLPANEVNTNEFIEVNNFGW